The following proteins are encoded in a genomic region of Enterocloster clostridioformis:
- the frlC gene encoding fructoselysine 3-epimerase, whose protein sequence is MPFAERWFIFMKLGMFTSGYQRNPLEHCFQDAKRFGYDFIELWGGRPHAYAPDLKDGELDDVKRLIDKYEMPVLGYTPEHNGYPYNFMIGSELQRRDAVEYLKLSLDMAKELGSDYMLISPAHAGYEATYEEIWTRMVETIRELGDHAAQVGVKLVVETLTPYESNAFKSANDLIELFKRVDNPYVVGMCDIVPPYVQHESIMAYLSKMGDRMYHMHIIDGDQGTDSHIVPGEGSIPLPELFKELKEAGYERTATLELVTGYINEPRLYARRAIDRAREYMKEAGF, encoded by the coding sequence GTGCCTTTCGCAGAAAGGTGGTTTATATTTATGAAACTTGGTATGTTTACATCCGGTTATCAGCGCAACCCGCTGGAGCACTGCTTTCAGGACGCCAAGCGTTTCGGCTACGATTTCATCGAACTCTGGGGCGGCAGACCGCACGCCTATGCGCCGGACTTAAAAGACGGTGAGCTGGACGATGTGAAGCGCCTGATCGACAAGTATGAGATGCCGGTGCTGGGCTACACGCCGGAACACAATGGCTATCCGTACAACTTCATGATCGGCAGCGAGCTGCAGAGAAGGGATGCGGTGGAATACTTAAAACTCAGCCTGGATATGGCTAAGGAGCTGGGATCCGACTACATGCTGATCTCTCCGGCCCACGCAGGCTATGAGGCCACCTACGAGGAAATCTGGACCCGCATGGTGGAAACCATCCGCGAGCTGGGCGACCACGCGGCCCAGGTGGGCGTGAAGCTGGTGGTGGAGACACTGACACCCTACGAGAGCAACGCGTTCAAGAGCGCCAACGACTTAATCGAGCTGTTTAAGCGCGTGGACAATCCCTACGTGGTGGGCATGTGCGATATCGTTCCTCCCTACGTACAGCACGAGAGCATCATGGCTTATCTGAGCAAGATGGGCGACAGGATGTACCACATGCACATCATCGACGGCGACCAGGGCACCGACAGCCACATCGTTCCGGGCGAGGGCTCCATTCCGCTGCCGGAGCTGTTCAAGGAGCTGAAGGAAGCGGGCTATGAGCGGACCGCAACCCTGGAGCTGGTGACCGGCTACATCAACGAGCCGCGCCTGTACGCTAGAAGAGCCATCGACAGAGCCAGAGAGTACATGAAAGAGGCGGGCTTTTAG
- a CDS encoding transposase codes for MEEIQAAVDGAISPEQAIKLRQCLNHIDELEKHPEEIEREILRLSDKYQAALDLIRTVPGFDKNPMTAIQILSEIGGDMSVFPSAKHLVSWTGCCPRNDQSNKRIKSTRISRAGNFIKPILVQVANGLLRSKKHPEITGRYKRIKSHRGHKKAIIAICRMLLTAIWHMLSDLKPYTAEGFLESRPVNKAKVLTTPQALNLLKQRGYTIKDDIVPAMN; via the coding sequence ATGGAAGAAATCCAAGCCGCTGTTGACGGAGCTATTTCTCCTGAACAGGCCATTAAACTTCGTCAGTGCCTCAATCATATCGACGAATTAGAAAAGCATCCGGAAGAAATAGAACGGGAAATCCTTCGTCTCTCTGATAAATACCAGGCCGCTCTTGATCTAATTCGTACAGTTCCCGGATTTGATAAAAATCCAATGACTGCCATTCAAATCCTTTCTGAAATCGGAGGTGACATGTCTGTTTTCCCCTCAGCTAAGCACCTCGTTTCATGGACAGGATGTTGTCCGCGCAATGACCAAAGCAACAAAAGAATCAAATCAACTCGAATTTCCCGTGCTGGTAATTTTATTAAACCCATTCTGGTACAAGTTGCAAATGGTTTATTGCGTTCTAAGAAACATCCTGAAATAACCGGCCGCTATAAGCGTATTAAATCGCACCGTGGTCACAAGAAAGCCATTATCGCAATCTGCCGTATGCTCCTGACCGCTATCTGGCACATGCTTTCAGATTTAAAACCATATACAGCAGAAGGTTTTCTTGAATCACGTCCTGTGAATAAAGCAAAAGTATTGACTACTCCACAGGCACTTAATCTACTAAAGCAGCGTGGATACACCATTAAAGATGATATCGTTCCTGCCATGAATTAG
- a CDS encoding SGNH/GDSL hydrolase family protein, whose product MKKRILCYGDSNTWGYVPVTGERYDEDVRFTGVLAGELGRDYRVVEEGLVGRTTVFSDRMEPERCGIEHLLPFILSQLPVDWMVIMLGTNDTKTHFHVNAKEIGYGMEELIIKAQHILSIRGSKAKILLVAPVPIHPEDDPMFDRESAKKSEELSLVYRELARSWDCLFLDAGTVTREVGGDGIHLTANAHVALGRAIAAILKENE is encoded by the coding sequence ATGAAGAAACGGATTCTTTGCTACGGCGATTCCAACACCTGGGGTTACGTGCCGGTGACTGGGGAGCGCTATGACGAGGACGTGCGCTTTACCGGAGTTCTGGCCGGGGAATTGGGGCGGGATTACCGGGTGGTGGAGGAAGGCCTTGTGGGCCGCACAACCGTATTTTCCGACCGGATGGAGCCGGAGCGGTGCGGAATCGAGCACCTGCTGCCCTTCATCCTCTCACAGCTCCCGGTGGACTGGATGGTCATTATGCTGGGCACCAACGACACCAAGACCCATTTCCACGTGAACGCAAAGGAGATCGGGTACGGGATGGAGGAGCTGATCATAAAGGCGCAGCATATCCTGAGTATCCGCGGTTCCAAGGCAAAGATACTGCTGGTGGCCCCGGTGCCCATTCACCCTGAGGACGACCCCATGTTCGACCGGGAATCCGCAAAGAAGAGCGAGGAGCTGAGTCTGGTTTACAGGGAGCTGGCCCGCAGCTGGGACTGCCTGTTCCTGGACGCCGGCACCGTGACCAGAGAGGTCGGAGGAGACGGAATCCACCTGACTGCCAACGCGCACGTCGCCCTTGGAAGGGCGATTGCAGCAATATTAAAAGAGAATGAATAA
- the frlD gene encoding fructoselysine 6-kinase: MKVAAIGDNCIDVYERIGRKYPTGNVVDTGINIQKLGIPVSVISTTGSDENGKWMVETLTKEGVDLSHFKVGDGATAITYMDMDGLDRVHGDYVEGVLENIVFDDEDIRFASEHDLVHTALWGKAEDTLPKIKALSGTKISFDYADRLDHELVEKTLPYVDYGFYSYHKERAPFIEGYLKDKVDRGMKIAVATFGDKGSLAYDGKRYYEGGIYPAQLVNTVGAGDSFIAGFLYEILMGSDIEKCLDTGARVAARVVSTFHPWED; this comes from the coding sequence ATGAAAGTTGCGGCAATAGGCGATAACTGTATTGACGTATACGAGCGGATCGGCAGGAAGTACCCCACCGGCAACGTTGTGGATACCGGCATCAATATTCAGAAGCTGGGAATACCGGTCTCCGTGATCAGCACCACCGGGTCCGATGAGAACGGCAAGTGGATGGTGGAGACGCTGACAAAGGAAGGCGTGGATTTGAGCCACTTTAAAGTGGGGGACGGGGCCACCGCCATCACATACATGGATATGGACGGCCTGGACCGAGTCCACGGCGACTACGTGGAGGGCGTGTTGGAGAACATCGTGTTTGACGATGAGGACATCCGCTTCGCCTCGGAGCACGATCTGGTACATACTGCGCTGTGGGGCAAGGCGGAGGACACACTGCCTAAGATCAAGGCGCTATCCGGGACGAAGATCAGTTTTGACTATGCGGACCGGCTGGACCACGAGCTGGTGGAGAAGACACTGCCTTACGTGGATTACGGCTTTTATTCCTACCACAAGGAGCGTGCTCCGTTTATCGAGGGCTATTTAAAGGACAAGGTGGACCGGGGCATGAAGATTGCGGTGGCCACCTTCGGCGACAAGGGCAGCCTGGCCTACGACGGCAAACGGTACTACGAGGGCGGTATCTATCCGGCCCAGCTGGTGAACACCGTGGGCGCCGGGGACAGCTTTATCGCCGGTTTCCTGTACGAGATTCTGATGGGCTCTGACATTGAGAAGTGCCTGGACACCGGAGCCAGAGTGGCGGCCAGGGTGGTCAGCACCTTTCATCCCTGGGAGGATTAA
- a CDS encoding Cof-type HAD-IIB family hydrolase, whose amino-acid sequence MKRKLIAMDLDGTAVDAAGRLAPGVKEAIAAARAQGHMVAFVTGRADTDMAPLDCEYDFVDYLILNNGAKLVCGRDGRVLDNEVLNRDEVERLIRFCQEHDIQVYVICGRECYASKYGDRLARYMDSIGCRPDYFDDLSQVPTDRVDGMTILGDAMSVLSAVQEQGVALRAVLSEPGCVDVMNPGINKWNGLEALLRLIRMEREDVVAIGDYDNDLEMILQSGIGVAVGNARECVKAGADYVTVRDNEAGAAADAINELVLGAASGLCLKNGI is encoded by the coding sequence ATGAAGCGGAAATTGATCGCAATGGATTTGGACGGCACGGCGGTGGACGCTGCGGGCAGGCTGGCGCCGGGCGTGAAGGAGGCGATTGCCGCCGCCAGGGCCCAGGGACATATGGTCGCCTTTGTGACCGGACGGGCGGACACGGATATGGCGCCCCTGGACTGTGAGTATGATTTTGTGGACTATCTTATATTAAATAACGGCGCCAAGCTGGTCTGCGGAAGGGACGGCCGGGTGCTGGACAACGAAGTGCTGAACCGGGATGAGGTGGAGCGGCTGATCCGCTTCTGCCAGGAGCATGATATCCAGGTGTATGTGATCTGCGGCCGGGAGTGCTATGCCAGCAAGTACGGAGACCGTCTGGCGCGCTACATGGATTCCATCGGTTGCCGGCCCGACTATTTTGACGATCTGTCCCAGGTGCCCACGGACCGGGTGGATGGCATGACCATTCTGGGCGATGCAATGTCTGTGCTCTCAGCCGTCCAGGAGCAGGGAGTCGCCCTGCGGGCCGTGCTCTCGGAGCCGGGCTGCGTGGATGTGATGAACCCGGGGATCAACAAGTGGAACGGCCTTGAGGCGTTGCTGCGCCTGATCCGGATGGAGCGGGAGGACGTGGTGGCCATAGGGGACTATGACAATGACCTGGAGATGATCCTGCAGTCAGGCATAGGCGTGGCGGTGGGCAATGCCAGGGAGTGCGTGAAAGCCGGGGCGGATTATGTGACGGTCCGGGATAATGAGGCCGGAGCGGCCGCGGATGCGATCAACGAGCTGGTGCTGGGCGCAGCCTCAGGGCTCTGCTTGAAGAACGGAATATAG
- a CDS encoding amidohydrolase has protein sequence MQKADLLLRSNAVFDGTGSEPQPGFVAIAGNRILAVGPSDGAEYAGDNTEIRELGDRLICPGFADVHCFFTGYLLTIAGADFSGCGTVEEVLAAAKAYQNTLKPGNTVLARNVKPGFDSLTQEKLDQEFGETPVILFMEGGETCYMNSAARTVYGFTPDTYWSESYWKLLKYVLSDHSYSVPEFKNYLAMMNSRGITSVKEMGFDDFYGFTDALGQLEKDQALTARVHFMSQPVGAPMNLEYGKAMRDKFQGGFVRFSGYNQMTDGSISQLEGEMKKPYLCADTCCAKDIDWEGLKRDALAADQEGFRFSLHAQGDGAIGKTVDIFAQCQRDENGKLKNRQAITDLECSDPADLERMGQLGIVAEVYPQIMSIADRASKIAMIEEKIGMDRGRYYWNRRKMADNGVVISCGTDLPLLYDDIPESVYHTVGGLFPEGGEPFNKENTLTVSELLKAWTSGGQYNLGCERDLGTLEAGKLADITVLDGDLFKVDPAQARGMKVFMTIVDGRVVYPTK, from the coding sequence ATGCAGAAAGCAGACCTTTTATTGCGCTCCAACGCCGTATTCGACGGCACCGGCTCAGAGCCGCAGCCCGGCTTCGTGGCCATCGCCGGCAACCGGATCTTGGCCGTCGGCCCCTCGGACGGCGCAGAGTATGCCGGTGATAACACCGAAATCCGCGAGCTGGGCGACCGCCTGATCTGTCCCGGTTTTGCGGACGTGCACTGCTTCTTTACCGGCTATCTTCTGACCATCGCAGGCGCTGACTTTAGCGGCTGCGGCACCGTAGAGGAAGTGCTGGCGGCAGCCAAAGCGTATCAGAACACCTTAAAACCCGGTAACACCGTGCTGGCCCGGAACGTAAAGCCGGGCTTTGACAGCCTGACCCAGGAAAAACTGGACCAGGAATTCGGCGAAACCCCGGTGATCCTGTTTATGGAGGGAGGGGAGACCTGCTACATGAACAGCGCGGCCAGGACCGTCTACGGCTTCACCCCCGACACCTACTGGTCCGAGAGCTACTGGAAGCTGCTGAAATACGTGCTCAGCGACCACAGCTACTCTGTGCCGGAATTCAAAAACTATCTGGCCATGATGAACTCCCGGGGTATCACCTCGGTGAAGGAGATGGGTTTTGACGACTTCTACGGCTTCACCGACGCGCTGGGCCAGCTGGAGAAGGACCAGGCGCTGACCGCCCGCGTCCACTTCATGAGCCAGCCCGTGGGCGCTCCCATGAACCTGGAGTACGGCAAGGCCATGCGCGACAAATTCCAGGGCGGCTTTGTCCGGTTCTCCGGCTACAATCAGATGACCGACGGTTCCATCAGCCAGCTGGAGGGCGAGATGAAGAAGCCCTACCTCTGCGCCGACACCTGCTGCGCCAAGGACATCGACTGGGAGGGCTTAAAGCGCGACGCTCTGGCTGCGGACCAGGAGGGCTTCCGCTTCTCCCTGCACGCTCAGGGCGACGGGGCGATCGGCAAAACCGTGGACATTTTCGCACAGTGCCAGAGGGATGAGAACGGGAAGCTGAAGAACCGCCAGGCCATCACCGACCTGGAGTGCTCCGATCCCGCGGACTTAGAACGCATGGGACAGCTGGGCATCGTGGCCGAGGTCTATCCCCAGATCATGTCCATCGCGGACCGGGCCAGCAAGATCGCCATGATCGAGGAGAAGATCGGCATGGACCGGGGCCGTTACTACTGGAACCGCCGGAAAATGGCGGACAACGGCGTGGTGATCTCCTGCGGCACCGACCTGCCCCTGCTCTACGACGACATCCCGGAATCCGTGTACCACACCGTGGGCGGCCTGTTCCCCGAGGGCGGCGAACCCTTTAATAAAGAAAATACCCTGACGGTCTCCGAGCTATTAAAGGCCTGGACAAGCGGCGGCCAGTACAATCTGGGCTGCGAGAGGGATCTGGGCACCCTGGAAGCCGGAAAGCTGGCGGACATCACCGTGCTGGACGGAGACTTATTCAAGGTTGATCCGGCCCAGGCCCGCGGTATGAAAGTATTTATGACCATCGTGGACGGCCGCGTGGTTTACCCGACAAAATAA